The Acidobacteriota bacterium genome window below encodes:
- a CDS encoding acyl-CoA carboxylase subunit beta — MRAMADLVSVVHNQEEKVREGGGAKAIDAQHAKQRLTARERIALLLDPGTTFFELGLYAAYKMYEEWGGAPAAGVVTGVARVQGRLCMLIVNDATVKAGAFFPMTAKKVIRAQNIAIDNHIPTIYLVDSAGVFLPLQEDVFPDQDDFGRVFRNNAVMSAMGIPQIAAIMGMCVAGGAYLPLMCDHILMTEGSGLFLAGPALVQAAIGAKYSAEELGGAKMHSQISGTVDFREPNDEACIARIRSLVDKIGHKRASLFDRKKPEPPAYSAEEIYGIFDGDPARQYDTKEIIARLVDGSRFDEYKPEYGETLLCGYARIGGFAVGIVANQKKHVHQIDHNGNKRVEFGGVIYTESAEKAARFIMDCNQNLIPLVFLHDVNGFMVGRDAEWSGIIRAGAKMVNAVSNSVVPKIAVILGGSFGAGHYAMCGKAYDPRFMFAWPTAKYAVMAGTSAAGTLVEIKVKQLERGGKKLSEADRKKLFDEVKATYDEQMDPRYGAARLWLDAIVDPLETRAAITMALEAAALNPEIKDFKVGVLQT, encoded by the coding sequence ATGCGTGCCATGGCCGACCTCGTCTCCGTCGTCCATAACCAGGAAGAGAAGGTGCGCGAGGGTGGTGGCGCGAAGGCGATCGACGCGCAGCACGCCAAGCAGCGGCTGACCGCGCGCGAGCGCATCGCGCTGCTGCTCGATCCCGGCACCACGTTCTTCGAGCTTGGCCTCTACGCCGCTTACAAGATGTATGAGGAGTGGGGCGGCGCGCCCGCGGCTGGCGTGGTCACCGGCGTCGCGCGCGTGCAAGGGCGCCTCTGCATGCTCATCGTCAACGACGCCACGGTGAAGGCCGGCGCCTTCTTCCCCATGACGGCGAAGAAAGTGATCCGCGCGCAGAACATCGCCATCGACAATCACATTCCCACCATCTACCTGGTCGATTCCGCCGGCGTCTTCCTGCCGCTGCAGGAAGACGTCTTTCCCGACCAGGATGATTTCGGCCGCGTCTTCCGCAACAATGCGGTGATGTCGGCGATGGGCATCCCGCAGATCGCGGCCATCATGGGCATGTGCGTCGCCGGCGGCGCCTACCTGCCGCTGATGTGCGATCACATCCTGATGACCGAAGGCAGTGGCCTCTTCCTCGCCGGACCGGCGCTGGTGCAGGCGGCCATCGGCGCAAAGTATTCTGCCGAAGAGCTGGGCGGCGCGAAGATGCACTCGCAGATATCCGGCACGGTGGACTTCCGCGAGCCCAACGACGAAGCTTGCATCGCGCGCATCCGGTCGCTGGTAGACAAGATCGGCCACAAACGGGCTTCGCTCTTCGACCGCAAGAAGCCCGAGCCGCCTGCCTATTCCGCGGAAGAGATCTACGGCATCTTCGATGGCGACCCGGCACGCCAGTACGACACCAAAGAGATCATCGCGCGCCTGGTCGACGGCTCGCGCTTCGACGAATACAAGCCCGAGTACGGCGAGACGCTGCTCTGCGGATACGCGCGCATCGGCGGCTTCGCCGTCGGCATTGTCGCCAATCAGAAGAAGCACGTGCACCAGATCGACCACAACGGCAACAAGCGGGTGGAGTTTGGCGGCGTGATCTACACCGAGTCCGCCGAGAAGGCCGCGCGCTTCATCATGGACTGCAATCAGAACCTCATCCCGCTGGTCTTCCTGCACGACGTCAACGGATTCATGGTAGGCCGCGACGCGGAGTGGAGCGGCATCATCCGCGCCGGCGCCAAGATGGTGAATGCCGTCTCCAATTCGGTGGTTCCAAAGATCGCCGTGATCCTGGGCGGCTCCTTCGGCGCCGGCCACTACGCCATGTGCGGCAAAGCCTACGACCCGCGCTTCATGTTTGCCTGGCCCACGGCAAAATACGCGGTCATGGCAGGGACCTCCGCCGCCGGCACGCTGGTCGAGATCAAGGTCAAGCAGCTCGAGCGTGGCGGCAAGAAGCTGAGCGAAGCCGACCGCAAGAAACTCTTCGACGAGGTGAAAGCTACCTACGACGAGCAGATGGACCCGCGCTACGGCGCGGCGCGCCTGTGGCTCGATGCCATCGTCGATCCGCTGGAGACGCGCGCGGCGATTACCATGGCGCTCGAGGCCGCAGCCCTGAATCCGGAGATCAAAGATTTCAAGGTCGGAGTGCTGCAGACATGA